Genomic DNA from Prevotella intermedia ATCC 25611 = DSM 20706:
AAATGTATGAAAAAAGTCTACTATTTTCTTTTCTTGGCGGTCATGGCTCTAATGTCAATGAACGCAATGGCTGACATTCCTATTAAGTTAGACATAGATGATGCCAGTAGAGTTACGGTAAAAGTCAATTATGCACCCGTTGCGAATATAGTCAATGGTGTGAATAATGTGACGGTTCCGCAGTATGGTTCTGTTCAGATAGAAGCCAAAGAAGGCTTTTATTTAAAGCGAGTTTATAAGCCGAACAAAGACGGCGAGGCTCTTGAACAAACTATTTCAAACCTTACTAATTGCAATATTTATCTGTCTGATGCCGACAAGGACTTGACTTTTACGGTGAAGTCGGGTGTGTTTGCCGATGCTCGTACTGCATCTTGCACCGTTAAGGTTGATAATGCAGCTAAGGTAAGAATGGAACGTTACGAATCGCACACGATTGTAAACCTGCAAGATGGTGATAATATCGTGAAGTGGATTCCTAACGTAGAGAAGACTTTGATAGTTGGTAATGCCAACTATGGAGATATACCTATTTATAAAGTAACGCTCGATGGCGTGGAAGTAGAAAGTTCTGGCAATCAGTTCTTTGTTACACCTAAAGAGGGTAGCATAGTTGTTGTTATGGCAAACTATCCTGATGTGGACTGCCCTGTGAAGTTCAACTTCTCAAGCGACGACATAAAGCCTATTCTTACCAAGGTTACAGCCGATGGTAAAGAAATAATCAATTATACTGATGCTAATTTTACGGTAAAGGCTGGAACAAAGCTGGCACTTACTTTCGATAAAACGAACTACGCTTTGGAATCGTTCAAGGTCAATGATGTTGCAACAAGTGTTTATGGAACCTTTGAATATCTTGTGAAAGCTGCAACCACTTTCGACATCAAGGCACACAAATATGCTACAATAAAGGCAACGCTGAATGTTGATAAGGCTGAAAACATCACGGTTTATGAAGGCAGCAGCTATAATAATAAGGTGATAGCCATTAAAGATGGCGACAATACCATTGAACTGAACGAAGCCAACAGTATGATTCAGATAAAGCCGAACAGCGGTTGCAAAATAGAAACGCTTAAGGTAGACGGTAATGCAATGAGTGCTGGTGGCGATGGTTCTTACGAGATTAGGCTAACCGATGGTATGAAGATAGAGATAACAACTTCTGCCATTGTACGCGACCAAAAGGCAATTGTTTATATCGATGACATAAGTCTTGCTAACTATGGCTTCCAGTTCTATCGTTCTGACCGTTCAGCAGTTACAATGCAGAGTGGAGAAAACACGTTGATGTTCTCTGCCGAAGATAATCCATTTATGTTTGGTGCCTATGGCAACGACCTCAGCAAGATGCTTGTACAGTTGAATGGAGAGAAGATTAAGCCTTCTTATGAAGGCGGAACCAGCTTTGAAGTAACATTGAAGAACGGCGACCGTTTGGATATTCTGCTAAGTGGTCCTACTGGAATTGATGGAGTTCAACAGCAGGTAGGTAATGGAAAGACAGTGGTTTATCGCTTTGACGGCACTCGTGTAGCGGGCGAAAACCTTCCATCTGGTTTGTATATAATTAATGGTAAAAAAGTTATAATTAAGAAGTAATGAGAAAATTAGGGTTTATTATTTTATGCTTGTGTACGGCTTTGACTGCTTTTGGTCAGTCTAAGCTCGACTTGCAGAGTCAGATGATGCTATTGCAGATACGGAATACAGCGATTCCTACATACAATAGCCGCACACGTTCTTTTGAGCGTCCGAGAGAAGTTCAGCAGAATGTTATGGCAATGGTGGAGTTTAAGGGACAGAATGCCCTTGATGAGCTTGATGCACAAGGTGCCAAGGTACTCAGAGTGCGTGGTGATATTGCCATCGTCATGGTGCCTACTGCCGACGTAGAACGCATTGCAGAGTTGAAGTGCGTACGCCGATTGGAGTTGTCGCGTCCTGTTTATCAGAAGATGGACATTGTTCGTAAGACGATAGGTATTGATAAAATACATCAAGGAATTGACCTTCCACAGGCTTATACTGGTAAGGGCGTTGTAACAGGTATTGTTGATGGCGGCATCGACCCTAACCACATCAACTTCCTGAAGCCTGACGGCACTACGCGTTTCGGTTATATCAGTAAGATAACGGCTACTACAACAACCCAACAGGGCTATCTCTATCAGAACTATTATCCTCGTGCGGTACTCGATACAATGAAGCAGCAGGACAATACGTATGCCATTGAGGACTTTGCTACCGATAGCTATACAAACTTCCATGGTACACACACGTCGGGTATTATGGCTGGTGGCTACAAGGGAAACATCTTGGCTGCAAAGACCGATGACCAGAATCTGTCTTACAATGTTACAGTGCCCAACCTTTATTATGGCGGTGCTACTGAGTCGGAGATTGTGGCTTCATGCGGTGATTTGCGCGACCAGTTTATTGCTTTTGGCGTTGATGACATTATCAACTATTCTAAACTGTCGGGTCCTAAGCGCAAGCCTTGTGTCATAAACCTTTCGTTAGGAAGCAATCTTGGCGCACACGACCCTAACAGTGTTATGAATCGTTTCCTTTCTTTGTGCGGCGAGGATGCTATCATCTGTGTGGCTGCTGGTAACGAGGCTGACAACACCGTAGCTTTGACGGCGAAGTTCGATAAGGCAGACTCTACTGTTCAGACCTTTGTTCGTCCAATGATAGAAGGGGAATATAAGACGGCAAAGAAAACCTATTATAACCTTCGCAACGGTCAGGTTTGTGCTTATAGCAATGATGCTGACGAGTTTGAATTGCAGATAGTTGTTACCAATAGCGCACGTAAGAATAAAGTTGCGGTTCGTATCCCCGTAGCTGAGAACACCAATGGACAGCCGGTTATTTACTCTTCTGGTGGCGATTATGCCATAAACGGAGCTGTTGTGAACTCTACTTTCGCCAAAGCGTTCGAGGGATACGTTAGTGCTGCGTCTATTAAAGACCCTGAAACAGGACGCTATTATGTACTTGCCCAGTTCTTGACAAGCGATAATCAGACGACCAATAAAGATGGTAACTACAAGTTAGGGTTGCTCATTAAGAGTAAGAAAGCGGGACAGCGTGTCGATGTTTATGGCGATGCTCAGTTTGTTTACTTCGACGATTATGCTCAGGAAGGCTGGACAAAAGGCTCACGCAATGGCTCTATCAGCGATATGGCATGTGCAAACAACGTTATTAGCGTTGGCAGTTATAATGTTCGTAACCACTGGCCTTCGTTGGACGGCTATGTCTATGGTTACAATAAACAAGGCGAAGCTAACGACTTCCCAATAGGCGAAGCATCACGTTTCTCTTCATTCGGTACGCTGGCTGATGGCAGGAACCTGCCAGATATCTGTGCTCCTGGTGCATCAGTTATATCTTCTGTCAATACATATTGTGTAACTAACCCGAATATGGGTTATACTTCTGCAGCGTTGCAAGCCAAGTTGGAAAAAGGCGGAAAGGCTTATTATTGGCATCAATCGCTCGGTACTTCAATGGCAACACCTGTTGTAGCTGGTGCTATCGCACTTTGGTTGGAGGCTGACCCTACATTGACTTACAAAGATGTAGTACGTATTATCAGACAGACTGCAGTGAAAGACGATTATGTAAAGAACACTGGCGACCCTGTGCAATGGGGTGCGGGTAAGTTCGATGCTTATGCTGGCTTGAAGCAAGTACTGCTTGAGAAGGGTGCAAATGGCATTCAAGGTGTGAAGACAGAGCAAAGAGAAATGCCCGTTCTCACAATGACAGGTAGTCGTTCGTTTACAGCTTTCCTTGCAAAGGCTAAGCAAATGAATGTACGCGCTTATACGCTCTCAGGGCAATTGGTGCACTCGCAAGTGGCTCAAGGTAATGAAATCAATATCAATGCTTCTTCATGGGAGAAGGGAGTCTACCTTATCCAAGTGAACGGAAGCCCAGCACAACGAATTATTATTTACTAAGTATATGAAGAATAAGTTAAATTTGCTATCATCAGTTTTTCTGATTTTGATGGCGATGATTTTCAATCCTCTCGGTGCGCATGCACAAAATGAGGAGCTTATCATAAGTTTTCATACGAATATCTATGAGAAAGCGCAAGGTAGTGGCATTACGCCAAGTGTTTCATTTGTTCTTGGAGCAGCAGAGAAAAAGCAGGTTGTCAGCATCGATTGTGGTGCCGGCGAAGAAGAGTTTGAAGTCGATGTTGCTCAATTGAAGGAAGACCAGTCTATCAAAGGTTCCCTTTACACAGGTCAGGTATCAAAGGAAGGCTGGGTAAAAATTTACGGCGACCCAACACAGATTTACTATTTCAATGCTGCAGGTAACGAGATTGACGAGATTAAGTTCCACAGCAATTTGAAGGTTCAGGTACTTAATTTGGAGCACAATGTCTTGAATGCTCTTAATATAGACGATTTGAAGAATCTGCAAATTCTCTATTTGCAGGATAATCCGTTCACGAAAGCAACACCGCTGATGATAGGTTCCTTGCCGAAGTTGTTGGTATTGGAGATTCCACAGTGTGGTCATGTTTCTCCAAACTTCACGCTCCGTAACTTCCCAGCGTTGCGTTCATTCGATGCTTATCACTCTTTGACTCTGACAAATGTAGACCCAACGGCTTGTCCTAAGCTGCAACGTTTGAGTCTTGATATGACCAATGTTTCTTCTGTAGACCTCTCTAAGAACCCTGAATTGCAGGTGTTGAATGTAAGCGACTCACGTATTAAGACACTCGACCTCAGCCATAATCCAAAGATAAGGGAACTTTATATCTCTCATAGCTCTGGTTCAGTGAATACTGATGTGAAGTTTGATAACATTGATGTTTCACATTGTCCTGAACTTTATTACTTCTTCTGTGGTGGTAACAACTTCAAGACGCTCGATGTCAGCAAGAATCCAAAGCTCTTTACTTTCTCTTGCGACAACAACCTCCTACGTTCTCTCGATGTAACCAATAACCCAGACCTTTACAGTGTCAATGTTCGCTACAACTATATGGACTTTGCCACATTGCCTTGGCCTGGTAACTGGTTCGAGTATTACCATGCACAGCACGAAATGGAGTTGAACGACACCTATAAGGTGGGTGATGTCATTGACCTCACCAAGCGCGTGTTGCGTCAAGGTACAACGACCAATGGAAAGCTTTATAGAGTTCCGAAAGCCGACCCGACGCAGCCTGTTGAGTTAGATGATACATATTATAAGTATGAGAATGGTAAGATTACGTTGTTGAAGGCACTTTCCGACCAAGTGTTCCTTCAGTTTACCAATACCGTATTAAAGGATTATCCTATCCGCACCGAGAATTTCACTATCAGAACTGCTGAAGACTTTGGTAAGGATATAAAGGCTGTTGAAATTTCAAGTCTTGGTTCAGCAGGTGCTCCAATAAAGATGTCTGTCGGTATTTTGGGTGCTACCAACGCTGCTCCTGTTACTGTAAAAGTAGATTTGGGCGATGGCAATCTTACTCCAATGGCAATTAAGTCAGACCGTCCAACAACACCAAACATCGATACTCAGCGCAAAGGTTCAGGCAATATTATTGTCTATGTACCGCAAGACCATTATGTAACTGCATTGGAAACCAACAATTTGAGCATCGATAATATCGACTTGACCGCATTACCCCAATTGCGCGTGCTTTCTTTGAGGAATGCAGGCTTGAGAAATATTGACCTCGGCTATAACAATAAACTTGAAAAGCTTGACCTTTCAGGCAACTTGCTTACCCGACTCACGTTGAAAGGTCCATCATCTTATTTCTATAAGAGTCTGTTGACTGACATTAATTTAAGTAACAACCAGTTGGAAAACTACGAGTTTGATGACTTCTACGCTGTTCGCAACTTCGATATAAGCCACAACAAGATGACCAAGTTAGATGTATCTGATGCTGATAACCTCCGTTCGCTCAATATCTCTAATAATGGTTTCACTCGCTTGTTGCTCAATCACAGTGAACTCTTAGAGCGTTTGGACGCTTCAAACAACGAACTTACGGAAATCAAGATACCTCCTGTTGCACCTATGGCTTATCTGAATGTGAGTGGAAACAACTTCACATTGGCTAATATGCCTAAGGACTTTGGATTGGAGAACGACCAATTCGTCTATGCACCACAGCACGTACTTGAAATCTCTGCATCTTCTCCTGGCATCGACCTTTCTGAGCAATTCATTACAAAGAACGGTGCTACAACACAATACGTATGGAAGAAAGAGAACGGTGAAAAGCTGAAAGAAGGCACAGATTACACCATAAAAGATGGTGCCTCTAAGTTCCTTAACCTCAGTGTGGGTAAGATTTACTGTGAGATGACGCATGCTGCTTATCCTGCTTTCAAGGGCGAAAATGTGTTCAAGACAACTCTTGTGCAGCCCATTGATATGCCTAAATACGAATTGGCATCTTTCACAACACTAAATGCAACGGACAGCGTAGAGCTTTCTTTGGCAAGTCCTGTTAAGGGAACCTCTGTTTACTTCGAGTGGAATGCTGACGGAAACGTTACTCAGTACACATTGGACACTACTTACAAGCTCTTCAGAGCGAAGTCAAAGGCAAATGCCAAGGTGCGAGTTCTTGTTGCCAACGAGCAAGACAAGCTGTCGGTATTCAGTGTATCACGCGTTAAGATTGGAGCGTCTGACTTCTCTGGCTTGAAAGATGCTCGTTCAATTACAGTTGCTGATGCAGGACTTACATCAGTAAAGATTCCTGCTTCTACTGCCCTTACGCAGTTGAACCTCAGTGGAAATGAACTGACGGAACTCGATTTGTCGAAGTATCCGAACCTTTATTTCATTGCTTTGAACGATAATAAGTTTACGACTTTCGACTTGTCGAAGGCTAAGAAGCTTGGTCTTGCACTTCTGGCAGGTAACAATATGAAAGAGATTACGATAGATAACCCTGACCTTTGGAACCTTGACCTAAGCAAGAATGCGTTTGAAAGCGTTTCGCTCGACAATGCGCCTGCTTTGGAGCAGCTTTGGTTGAACGACAACAAGCTTGCCAAGGTTGATGTTTCTAAGAACTCTAAACTGAATGTTTTGAACCTTGTAAAGAACAAGTTGAGATTCTCTACGATGCCAATAGCTGTAGACCGTGATGGCAAGAGTATTTATGGTAAGTACTCTTATAACCTTCAGGAACCGCTTGACGTGAAGTGCATCAATGGTAAGGTAGACCTAAGTTCTGAGGCTAAGGTTGATGGTGAAGCAACGAACTACCGTTGGTTTGTTGGCAATATCACTGTAATTGACGGTGAACCACAAGGCGAGGAGTTGGAAAGCGATGAGTTCTCTATTGACAATGGTGTAACTACACTGAAGTTGGCAGGGGTTGCTAACAATCTTGTTTGTTTGATGCGAAACAGCCGTTTGCCTAATCTCTACCAGATAACCAACTATATAAGCTTCGACCCGAACCCAACAGGTGTTGATGGTGTCGGCGCAGGCGAAGATGTAAAGGTACAGCTTGTAGATGGCGGTATAACTGTCGTTGGTGCAAAGAACAGCACGCTTGCTGTCTATACCATTGATGGTAAGTTGGCTTACCAAAGCAAGCTGGCTGATAACGAAGCACGTGTATCTCTCGCTGCTGGCACTTACATCGTGCGTGTAGGCAACAAAGCCGCTAAGGTGAATGTTCGATAAGGGGGAGTTATCAACTCTCTGACAATATAAAAAAGCGTGTTTGCCCATTGGGTAAACACGCTTTTTGGCTTCTATGCGTATCTGAAAATGCGAAGCAAACAGAAGTGTGGATAGGCGGAATGTGATGAATTACACCCCTATGCAAATGCGGTTGTTTTCGCTGAAAACAGCTGTTGTTTTGTAAAGATAATTTCTTAGAAAAACGGTAATTTCGATTTTGCATTGCGAAAGCGGCTGTTTTGCGATGCAAAACCTACGCTTTTACCGTGCAAAAGAGCCGCTTTTGGAATGCAAAACAATAGGTTTTGTAATGCGTTGATAAAGAGTGTGTTGCGCAAGAGATACGGTTGTGAAAAATGTTTACAGATTTGTTACCTTCTTTTTATTCTTAAAGTAGGCTTTTTATTAAGTTTATGTGGAGTTCAATGAAGTTTTACCAAAAGTACAGAAAGGGCTCTGTACTCTTGGTAAATGTATTAATTGTGTTGCTTTGGTGCTAATATCTTCTTGTATTCTTCTGCATTTTCGAGTAGCTTCACGGCTTCTTTCCATTGCTTATCGAATTGCAGACTGTTTGCTATTGCGCCCCGTTGGTAGTGGTAGGCTGCCACAAGGTCGGCTGTAACAAGCTGTTTTATGGTTTGCTTGTGGTGGTCGAGTTCCTTTGCGAGGTTGTGTTGCAGTTTCTTTTCCAACGCTTCAAACTCGGGTTTGGCATCGTCGTAGTAGCCTTCAAACTTTGCAATGTCCACAAGGTTCTTTATTGCTTTCTCGCTTTGGCGGTCGTATTTGAAGCCGCTCTTTATTACAGCCGCTTTGAAACTCTCGTAGTCGGCATCTGAAATAACGAAGTTCTTAGCCTCGCCGATAGTTGGGTGCTGCTTTATATAGTCGAGTTCCCAGTTCAGCATCACTTCGGTTGAGTCCATACCAGAGCTTGCAAGGTAGAACGCAATGTTTGGAAGCGAGTCTGGAAGAACTTTCACGTCGGGGTTGATACCGCCACCGTCGCGCACGATTCTGCCGTTTGCCGTGCGGAATTCCTTTGTCAGCGAGTCAGGAACGTGCTCCACGTAGCCCCCACGGCTGTGCTTGTAGTTGATGGCTTGAATGCATCGACCGCTCGGAATGTAGTATTTGCTTGTTGTAAGCTTCAGATTTCCGTTGTAAGGCAAATC
This window encodes:
- a CDS encoding S8 family serine peptidase; the encoded protein is MRKLGFIILCLCTALTAFGQSKLDLQSQMMLLQIRNTAIPTYNSRTRSFERPREVQQNVMAMVEFKGQNALDELDAQGAKVLRVRGDIAIVMVPTADVERIAELKCVRRLELSRPVYQKMDIVRKTIGIDKIHQGIDLPQAYTGKGVVTGIVDGGIDPNHINFLKPDGTTRFGYISKITATTTTQQGYLYQNYYPRAVLDTMKQQDNTYAIEDFATDSYTNFHGTHTSGIMAGGYKGNILAAKTDDQNLSYNVTVPNLYYGGATESEIVASCGDLRDQFIAFGVDDIINYSKLSGPKRKPCVINLSLGSNLGAHDPNSVMNRFLSLCGEDAIICVAAGNEADNTVALTAKFDKADSTVQTFVRPMIEGEYKTAKKTYYNLRNGQVCAYSNDADEFELQIVVTNSARKNKVAVRIPVAENTNGQPVIYSSGGDYAINGAVVNSTFAKAFEGYVSAASIKDPETGRYYVLAQFLTSDNQTTNKDGNYKLGLLIKSKKAGQRVDVYGDAQFVYFDDYAQEGWTKGSRNGSISDMACANNVISVGSYNVRNHWPSLDGYVYGYNKQGEANDFPIGEASRFSSFGTLADGRNLPDICAPGASVISSVNTYCVTNPNMGYTSAALQAKLEKGGKAYYWHQSLGTSMATPVVAGAIALWLEADPTLTYKDVVRIIRQTAVKDDYVKNTGDPVQWGAGKFDAYAGLKQVLLEKGANGIQGVKTEQREMPVLTMTGSRSFTAFLAKAKQMNVRAYTLSGQLVHSQVAQGNEININASSWEKGVYLIQVNGSPAQRIIIY